One Denticeps clupeoides chromosome 3, fDenClu1.1, whole genome shotgun sequence DNA window includes the following coding sequences:
- the triobpa gene encoding TRIO and F-actin-binding protein isoform X1: protein MTRLDQSTEQSYSRSCSRRESLSRNSEVANREPEPSRLSYWRSKHANSQKDDSGSSPTPFRHYERGHALPSGYSPESKASIPFRNRDLGLPSHRRYNEYLNQDYISGLSPQRCMTFSNFRRSDSQSRVSPRSLSPRSANASPSHPAASSGSTCRRGSVSRGQTAPYATSHPLSGDCSPVQRRGSGLAHASSPSQRQQGNSSGLSRRGSQPHSSTRHSLDSERLYRNLRSIANSANSELDGDHQGDNHSSVKSHKAHSSGHNSRNNDYNSRNSGYDSHNQSYSSRDPSSDRKHYYNNAQFSPNPPSSRGQQSEVDDRYSRNSRSDRQSITKPSSRYNSDPASPQHSQSPSPPRQRSKHASVHDSPKTSTSEMEKRNAERSRSTVRRGLDALISSSSDERKSRPHRSSSPPMTYEDYIMIADIPRASLYPDDEETGLGITRRPQSQSPRRDYQHRSARHSYAKKGSSDYDDSEERGRGRERGRNRRERGKRHPEEDRRHGRQTEDMSMPEQRFAHLPDDGYMSQNKQEIHTSDFQGWMSRQDKNGEWRKHWFVLSNARLTYYRDSVAEERDEPDGEIDLNLCVRLLESDVDKNYCLQIHTRASVITLSSMTSKSRSSWVEVLSKCIPTENSPDPSLCQDSEPEVTVYRAMSPHADGDEIDTAATPLTNQREAGEGRDREHERRLEDRTKWFQTGNEPDDGMISRWDTLDLKKGPVHLTADMCQAVLHLSGTDIEKKWEDFETKAGGEMGSLSPVGSQATQPMKEDLLQEEQEVLSMRRQIQVLDRGSAERGSAVAFCGPGAECQSRLEALEQAHMKALDELQQNHEREMQELRAERDELLQKQEQAATQVLEELKKAHQEQLESEVEKIKKLRAGGDGGGGSTGPSHGKQTQEINALQEELHSLSETYSQKCVELTRTQQTSGERSSEIVRLEKEVGDLRKENQELQARLTEEIRIMRAFITGQRSPYINIGHCEQGSSEQETLLRVKENEISYLQKEVSCLRNEVASLTKVASLTTLPCLLQFSF, encoded by the exons ATGACTCGACTGGACCAATCGACCGAACAATCCTACAGCCGTTCCTGCAGCAGGAGGGAGAGTTTAAGTCGTAACTCAG AAGTAGCAAACAGGGAGCCAGAGCCAAGTCGTCTCTCCTATTGGAGGTCCAAACATGCAAATTCTCAAAAGGATGACAGTGGCAGCTCCCCTACGCCATTCCGCCACTATGAAAGAGGTCATGCCCTTCCCAGTGGCTACAGCCCAGAGTCCAAAGCATCAATCCCCTTCAGGAACAGGGACCTAGGTCTACCGTCACACAGAAGGTACAACGAGTACCTCAACCAGGATTACATCAGTGGCCTCTCGCCTCAAAGATGCATGACATTTTCTAACTTTAGACGCTCCGACAGCCAGTCGCGTGTCAGTCCTCGCTCTCTGAGCCCCCGTTCGGCTAACGCCTCACCCAGCCATCCAGCCGCTTCTTCAGGTTCCACGTGTCGGAGAGGCTCAGTGTCCAGAGGTCAAACTGCACCCTATGCTacctctcaccctctctctggGGACTGTAGTCCAGTTCAGAGACGAGGATCAGGTCTTGCACATGCATCTTCTCCATCTCAACGCCAACAAGGCAACTCTTCAGGTTTGTCCCGCCGAGGAAGCCAACCCCACAGTTCCACTCGGCACAGTTTGGATTCAGAGAGACTGTACAGGAATCTTAGATCAATAGCTAATTCTGCCAACAGTGAGCTGGATGGCGATCATCAGGGTGACAATCACAGCAGTGTCAAGAGTCATAAAGCTCATAGCAGTGGTCATAACAGTCGAAATAATGACTATAATAGTCGGAACAGTGGTTATGATAGTCACAACCAAAGTTATAGTAGCCGTGACCCATCATCTGacagaaaacattattataacaaTGCTCAGTTCTCCCCAAATCCTCCCAGCAGCAGAGGTCAGCAGTCTGAGGTGGACGACAGGTATTCAAGAAATTCTAGATCAGATAGACAATCAATAACAAAACCAAGCTCAAGGTACAACTCAGACCCAGCCTCCCCGCAGCATTCCCAAAGCCCCTCCCCTCCTAGGCAAAGATCAAAACATGCATCTGTTCACGACTCACCAAAAACATCCACTTCAGAAATGGAGAAGAGAAACGCTGAAAGAAGCAGAAGTACTGTAAGGCGTGGCTTAGATGCCCTCATATCCTCCTCATCAGATGAAAGGAAATCACGACCTCATAGGAGTTCCTCTCCTCCAATGACCTATGAGGACTACATCATGATAGCTGATATACCAAGAGCCAGTTTATACCCGGATGATGAGGAGACTGGACTAGGAATAACAAGGAGACCCCAGAGCCAAAGCCCACGAAGGGACTACCAACACCGGTCTGCCAG GCATTCATATGCAAAAAAAGGTTCCAGTGATTATGACGACTcagaagaaagagggagggggagggaaAGAGGCAGGAATCGCAGAGAGAGGGGAAAGAGACACCCAGAGGAAGACAGAAGACACGGAAGACAGACTGAGGACATGAGCATGCCAGAACAA CGGTTTGCCCATCTTCCTGACGATGGCTATATGTCGCAAAATAAGCAAGAGATACACACTTCAGACTTTCAG GGATGGATGTCCAGACAGGACAAAAACGGAGAG TGGAGGAAACACTGGTTTGTGTTGAGTAATGCTCGACTGACATACTACAGAGATTCAGTGGCTGAAGAG AGAGATGAACCAGATGGAGAAATTGACTTGAATTTGTGTGTGAGGCTCCTTGAATCTGATGTGGACAAAAACTATTGTCTTCAGATTCAC ACCAGAGCCTCTGTGATCACCTTGTCTTCTATGACTTCCAAAAGCAGAAGTAGCTGGGTAGAGGTTCTAAGCAAGTGTATTCCGACAGAGAATTCCCCTGATCCATCTCT CTGCCAAGATTCAGAGCCTGAAGTCACGGTTTACCGAGCCATGTCTCCTCATGCTGATGGAGATGAAATAGATACGGCGGCAACACCACTAACCAATCAGAGAGAAGCTGGGGAGGGGCGTGACCGAGAGCATGAGCGGCGGTTGGAAGACCGGACCAAGTGGTTCCAGACGGGCAACGAGCCAGATGATGGTATGATCAGCAGGTGGGACACGCTGGACCTGAAGAAGGGGCCTGTCCACCTTACAGCCGACATGTGCCAGGCGGTCCTGCATTTAAGTGGAACGGACATTGAGAAGAAGTGGGAGGATTTCGAGACGAAGGCAGGTGGGGAGATGGGATCGCTGTCTCCGGTTGGTTCCCAAGCTACTCAGCCAATGAAAGAAGACCTTTTGCAAGAGGAACAAGAG GTTTTGTCAATGAGACGGCAGATTCAAGTATTAGACAGAGGAAGTGCAGAAAGGGGCTCGGCTGTGGCTTTCTGTGGTCCGGGAGCAGAGTGCCAGTCCCGTCTGGAGGCTTTGGAACAGGCCCACATGAAGGCACTAGACGAGCTGCAGCAGAACCATGAGAGAGAAATGCAGGAGCTGCGGGCAGAGCGAGATGAGTTGCTACAGAAACAGGAACAAGCTGCCACACAGG TTTTGGAAGAACTGAAGAAAGCACATCAAGAGCAGCTGGAAAGTGAGGTTGAAAAGATCAAGAAGTTGCGTGCAGGAGGAGACGGCGGAGGAGGTTCTACAGGTCCTTCACACGGAAAGCAAAC GCAAGAGATAAATGCCCTGCAGGAAGAGCTGCACTCTCTGTCTGAGACCTACTCTCAGAAGTGTGTGGAGCTGACCCGCACACAACAGACCAGCGGAGAGCGGAGCTCAGAGATTGTTCGGCTGGAGAAAGAGGTCGGGGATCTTCGTAAGGAAAACCAG gAACTGCAGGCACGTTTGACTGAGGAGATTCGCATCATGCGAGCTTTTatcacaggtcagaggtcaccttaCATTAATATTGGCCACTGTGAACAAGGCTCTTCTGAACAGGAG ACACTATTACGTGTGAAGGAGAATGAGATTTCATACCTGCAGAAGGAGGTCAGCTGCCTCAGAAACGAGGTGGCATCATTAACAAAGGTGGCATCATTAACAACACTTCCGTGCTTGCtccagttttctttttaa
- the triobpa gene encoding TRIO and F-actin-binding protein isoform X2 — MTRLDQSTEQSYSRSCSRRESLSRNSEVANREPEPSRLSYWRSKHANSQKDDSGSSPTPFRHYERGHALPSGYSPESKASIPFRNRDLGLPSHRRYNEYLNQDYISGLSPQRCMTFSNFRRSDSQSRVSPRSLSPRSANASPSHPAASSGSTCRRGSVSRGQTAPYATSHPLSGDCSPVQRRGSGLAHASSPSQRQQGNSSGLSRRGSQPHSSTRHSLDSERLYRNLRSIANSANSELDGDHQGDNHSSVKSHKAHSSGHNSRNNDYNSRNSGYDSHNQSYSSRDPSSDRKHYYNNAQFSPNPPSSRGQQSEVDDRYSRNSRSDRQSITKPSSRYNSDPASPQHSQSPSPPRQRSKHASVHDSPKTSTSEMEKRNAERSRSTVRRGLDALISSSSDERKSRPHRSSSPPMTYEDYIMIADIPRASLYPDDEETGLGITRRPQSQSPRRDYQHRSARHSYAKKGSSDYDDSEERGRGRERGRNRRERGKRHPEEDRRHGRQTEDMSMPEQRFAHLPDDGYMSQNKQEIHTSDFQGWMSRQDKNGEWRKHWFVLSNARLTYYRDSVAEERDEPDGEIDLNLCVRLLESDVDKNYCLQIHTRASVITLSSMTSKSRSSWVEVLSKCIPTENSPDPSLCQDSEPEVTVYRAMSPHADGDEIDTAATPLTNQREAGEGRDREHERRLEDRTKWFQTGNEPDDGMISRWDTLDLKKGPVHLTADMCQAVLHLSGTDIEKKWEDFETKAGGEMGSLSPVGSQATQPMKEDLLQEEQEVLSMRRQIQVLDRGSAERGSAVAFCGPGAECQSRLEALEQAHMKALDELQQNHEREMQELRAERDELLQKQEQAATQVLEELKKAHQEQLESEVEKIKKLRAGGDGGGGSTGPSHGKQTQEINALQEELHSLSETYSQKCVELTRTQQTSGERSSEIVRLEKEVGDLRKENQELQARLTEEIRIMRAFITGQRSPYINIGHCEQGSSEQETLLRVKENEISYLQKEVSCLRNEVASLTK; from the exons ATGACTCGACTGGACCAATCGACCGAACAATCCTACAGCCGTTCCTGCAGCAGGAGGGAGAGTTTAAGTCGTAACTCAG AAGTAGCAAACAGGGAGCCAGAGCCAAGTCGTCTCTCCTATTGGAGGTCCAAACATGCAAATTCTCAAAAGGATGACAGTGGCAGCTCCCCTACGCCATTCCGCCACTATGAAAGAGGTCATGCCCTTCCCAGTGGCTACAGCCCAGAGTCCAAAGCATCAATCCCCTTCAGGAACAGGGACCTAGGTCTACCGTCACACAGAAGGTACAACGAGTACCTCAACCAGGATTACATCAGTGGCCTCTCGCCTCAAAGATGCATGACATTTTCTAACTTTAGACGCTCCGACAGCCAGTCGCGTGTCAGTCCTCGCTCTCTGAGCCCCCGTTCGGCTAACGCCTCACCCAGCCATCCAGCCGCTTCTTCAGGTTCCACGTGTCGGAGAGGCTCAGTGTCCAGAGGTCAAACTGCACCCTATGCTacctctcaccctctctctggGGACTGTAGTCCAGTTCAGAGACGAGGATCAGGTCTTGCACATGCATCTTCTCCATCTCAACGCCAACAAGGCAACTCTTCAGGTTTGTCCCGCCGAGGAAGCCAACCCCACAGTTCCACTCGGCACAGTTTGGATTCAGAGAGACTGTACAGGAATCTTAGATCAATAGCTAATTCTGCCAACAGTGAGCTGGATGGCGATCATCAGGGTGACAATCACAGCAGTGTCAAGAGTCATAAAGCTCATAGCAGTGGTCATAACAGTCGAAATAATGACTATAATAGTCGGAACAGTGGTTATGATAGTCACAACCAAAGTTATAGTAGCCGTGACCCATCATCTGacagaaaacattattataacaaTGCTCAGTTCTCCCCAAATCCTCCCAGCAGCAGAGGTCAGCAGTCTGAGGTGGACGACAGGTATTCAAGAAATTCTAGATCAGATAGACAATCAATAACAAAACCAAGCTCAAGGTACAACTCAGACCCAGCCTCCCCGCAGCATTCCCAAAGCCCCTCCCCTCCTAGGCAAAGATCAAAACATGCATCTGTTCACGACTCACCAAAAACATCCACTTCAGAAATGGAGAAGAGAAACGCTGAAAGAAGCAGAAGTACTGTAAGGCGTGGCTTAGATGCCCTCATATCCTCCTCATCAGATGAAAGGAAATCACGACCTCATAGGAGTTCCTCTCCTCCAATGACCTATGAGGACTACATCATGATAGCTGATATACCAAGAGCCAGTTTATACCCGGATGATGAGGAGACTGGACTAGGAATAACAAGGAGACCCCAGAGCCAAAGCCCACGAAGGGACTACCAACACCGGTCTGCCAG GCATTCATATGCAAAAAAAGGTTCCAGTGATTATGACGACTcagaagaaagagggagggggagggaaAGAGGCAGGAATCGCAGAGAGAGGGGAAAGAGACACCCAGAGGAAGACAGAAGACACGGAAGACAGACTGAGGACATGAGCATGCCAGAACAA CGGTTTGCCCATCTTCCTGACGATGGCTATATGTCGCAAAATAAGCAAGAGATACACACTTCAGACTTTCAG GGATGGATGTCCAGACAGGACAAAAACGGAGAG TGGAGGAAACACTGGTTTGTGTTGAGTAATGCTCGACTGACATACTACAGAGATTCAGTGGCTGAAGAG AGAGATGAACCAGATGGAGAAATTGACTTGAATTTGTGTGTGAGGCTCCTTGAATCTGATGTGGACAAAAACTATTGTCTTCAGATTCAC ACCAGAGCCTCTGTGATCACCTTGTCTTCTATGACTTCCAAAAGCAGAAGTAGCTGGGTAGAGGTTCTAAGCAAGTGTATTCCGACAGAGAATTCCCCTGATCCATCTCT CTGCCAAGATTCAGAGCCTGAAGTCACGGTTTACCGAGCCATGTCTCCTCATGCTGATGGAGATGAAATAGATACGGCGGCAACACCACTAACCAATCAGAGAGAAGCTGGGGAGGGGCGTGACCGAGAGCATGAGCGGCGGTTGGAAGACCGGACCAAGTGGTTCCAGACGGGCAACGAGCCAGATGATGGTATGATCAGCAGGTGGGACACGCTGGACCTGAAGAAGGGGCCTGTCCACCTTACAGCCGACATGTGCCAGGCGGTCCTGCATTTAAGTGGAACGGACATTGAGAAGAAGTGGGAGGATTTCGAGACGAAGGCAGGTGGGGAGATGGGATCGCTGTCTCCGGTTGGTTCCCAAGCTACTCAGCCAATGAAAGAAGACCTTTTGCAAGAGGAACAAGAG GTTTTGTCAATGAGACGGCAGATTCAAGTATTAGACAGAGGAAGTGCAGAAAGGGGCTCGGCTGTGGCTTTCTGTGGTCCGGGAGCAGAGTGCCAGTCCCGTCTGGAGGCTTTGGAACAGGCCCACATGAAGGCACTAGACGAGCTGCAGCAGAACCATGAGAGAGAAATGCAGGAGCTGCGGGCAGAGCGAGATGAGTTGCTACAGAAACAGGAACAAGCTGCCACACAGG TTTTGGAAGAACTGAAGAAAGCACATCAAGAGCAGCTGGAAAGTGAGGTTGAAAAGATCAAGAAGTTGCGTGCAGGAGGAGACGGCGGAGGAGGTTCTACAGGTCCTTCACACGGAAAGCAAAC GCAAGAGATAAATGCCCTGCAGGAAGAGCTGCACTCTCTGTCTGAGACCTACTCTCAGAAGTGTGTGGAGCTGACCCGCACACAACAGACCAGCGGAGAGCGGAGCTCAGAGATTGTTCGGCTGGAGAAAGAGGTCGGGGATCTTCGTAAGGAAAACCAG gAACTGCAGGCACGTTTGACTGAGGAGATTCGCATCATGCGAGCTTTTatcacaggtcagaggtcaccttaCATTAATATTGGCCACTGTGAACAAGGCTCTTCTGAACAGGAG ACACTATTACGTGTGAAGGAGAATGAGATTTCATACCTGCAGAAGGAGGTCAGCTGCCTCAGAAACGAGGTGGCATCATTAACAAAG TAG
- the smdt1b gene encoding single-pass membrane protein with aspartate-rich tail 1b, producing the protein MASSVAASLCRLFLRRNTGRLNMASGLSSAGTSRIMVCRNAVSSTSGAILPKPDKVSFGLIRMVVVIVPFLYLGTQISKSFAALLEEHEIFVPSDDDDDD; encoded by the exons ATGGCGTCGAGCGTAGCAGCCTCCCTCTGCCGACTCTTCTTAAGGAGAAATACTGGCCGCTTAAATATGGCCAGCGGGCTGAGCTCTGCGGGCACATCGCGAATAATGGTGTGTCGAAATGCTGTTTCGTCGACGTCTGGTGCCATTTTACCGAAACCCGACAAG GTTTCCTTCGGTTTAATTCGCATGGTTGTCGTGATAGTTCCGTTCCTTTACCTCGGTACCCAGATCAGCAAGAGTTTCGCGGCTCTGCTTGAGGAGCACGAAATTTTCGTCCCTtctgacgacgacgacgacgactaA